The Liolophura sinensis isolate JHLJ2023 chromosome 6, CUHK_Ljap_v2, whole genome shotgun sequence genomic sequence ATGACGAGGTTATAGTCTGTCCTTAAACCTTAACATTGTGTgagcattatgtgtacatacagtgtatattgtcagaacaagttttgtgttgaattttgtcATATTACTTGCAAAAACAAACTGCATGCCGGCCATCTTAGCGGGCCTACACAGTGAACAGAACGATCCAAGAATTTCCCCATTCTCATTCAATTAAACATGAAATTAAGCCTTGCACAGACATCAACCCAACCAGCTGTAAGCCTCAAGCCATACTCATATTGTTGTGTCATGGCCGAACTTGGTTTGATGCACAGGTTCCaggagaaaaaaatctgaaccCTGCCTCCTCCCCAAACACCAGAACATATACCGGTACAAAGAAATATGCATATACTACTCCTTACGGaattttatcacaattttatCACATACACATTGTACACGTACTTTATaattacaatataattaaaatcaAAGATCTTCTCTGGATTTTCATCTTTCTAATTATCTGCAATGCTGTACCAGTTATGAGGCTGCACaagtgatgatacatgtactgtatcaATGCTTGCCTACATCAgtaaaaatatatgcaaaatTACCATATTTCAAATCAATGAATGCGCGTTGATGAACAGATTTTAGTTATTTGCATTTCTGCGTGATCGTCCCATGCCCATGGCCAAACCGACAAATGCACCGACCACACAAGTGACAGCAGCAAATGTCACGGCTTTGTCtacctgtaaaaataaaatccatcAAGCAAATTTGAATAAGATTACTTGCAAAAGAAGTAGCGTAAATGACAGCAATGGCGTACGTATGTCCCATGAAAACTTACACCATGCAAACCCCATACAACTTACACAATTGTGTGACAATTAAACCACCTGCATTTGACTATgtagctgacaaactttcccacaggCGATGTCCTCATTTGTGACCTGCAAGTATGTGATCCGCAAcaaacttccaacaaaatgaTCCTTCGCTAAGCAGGACAGGTGGTCTGCATCTTAACCCATGATGGTGATGTCTTAACTGCTTACTCCATGACACACCATAGTGACATCTTACCTGCTCACATCATGACACACCACAGTGACGTCTTACCTGCTCACTCCATGACTCACTTTGGTGACATCTTACCTACTCACTCCATGACGCACCATAGTGATGTCTTACCTGCTCACTCCATTACACACTATGGTGACAGCTGCTCATATCATGACACACCACAGTGATTTCTTACCtgcctacaccatgacacactATGGTGGCGTCTTACCTGTTCACTCCATGACACACTACAGTGATTTCTTACCTGCTCACTCCATGAGACACCATAGCGACACCAGGCGGCAAAGTGCTCGCAGTTCTTACACAACACACTGTAACCAATTTCCCCTAACTTGGCTCTTGCCCTGCGTACAATATCCATACCACGACCAATCGGACTGAAACAAAATCCgtacaagtatacatcagcATGGCCAAGTGCTTaccatacaagtatacatcagcATGGCCAAGTGCTTaccatacaagtatacatcagcATGGCCAAGTTgttactgtacaagtatacacCAGTATAGCCAAGTGgttactgtacaagtatacatcagcacagccaagtggttaaagtacaagtatacaccagcatggccaagtggttgaagtacaagtatacacCAGCATAGCCAAGTGGTTACTGTACAAGTACAAGTATACGTCAGCACAGCCAAGTGGTTAAAGCACAAGTATACACCAGCATAGCCAAGTGGTtaaagtacaagtatatacTAGCATAGCCAAATGGTTACTCTacaagtacaagtatacatcCGCACAGCCAAGTGGTTAAAGTACAAGTATACACCAGCACAGCCAAATGGTTACTCTACAAGCACAAGTATACATCAGCACAGCCAAGTGGTTAAAGTACAAGTATACACCAGCATAGCCAAGTGGTTAAAGTACAAGTATACACCAGCATAGCTAAGTGGTTACTCTacaagtacaagtatacatcagcacagccaagtggttaaagtacaagtatacaccagcacagccaagtggttactgtacaagtatacatcagcacagccaagtggttactgtacaagtatacatcagcACAGCCAAGTGGTTAAAGTGCAAGTATACACCAGCACAGCCAAGTGGTgactgtacaagtatacatcagcacagccaagtggttactgtacaagtatacatcagcacagccaagtggttactgtacaagtatacatcagcacagccaagtggttactgtacaagtatacatcagcATAACCAAGTGgttactgtacaagtatacatcaagtggttactgtacaagtatacatcagcacagccaagtggttaaagtacaagtatacatcagcacagccaagtggttactgtacaagtatacacCAGCACAGCCAAGTGGTTAAAGTGCAAGTATACATCAGCACAGCCAAGTGGTTACTGTacaagtacaagtatacatcagcacagccaagtggttaaagtacaagtatacaccagcacagccaagtggttaaagtacaagtatacaccagcacagccaagtggttactgtacaagtatacatcagcacagccaagtggttactgtacaagtatacatcagcACAGCCAAGTGGTTAAAGTGCAAGTATACACCAGCACAGCCAAGTGGTGactatacaagtatacatcagcacagccaagtggttactgtacaagtatacatcagcacagccaagtggttactgtacaagtatacatcagcacagccaagtggttactgtacaagtatacatcagcATAACCAAGTGgttactgtacaagtatacatcagcacagccaagtggttaaagtacaagtatacatcagcacagccaagtggttactgtacaagtatacacCAGCACAGCCAAGTGGTTAAAGTGCAAGTATACATCAGCACAGCCAAGTGGTTACTGTacaagtacaagtatacatcagcacagccaagtggttaaagtacaagtatacaccagcacagccaagtggttaaagtacaagtatacaccagcacagccaagtggttactgtacaagtatacatcagcacagccaagtggttactgtacaagtatacatcagcacagccaagtggttactgtacaagtatacatcagcacagccaagtggttactgtacaagtatacatcagcacagccaagtggttactgtacaagtatacatcagcACAGCCAAATGgttactgtacaagtatacaccagcatggccaagtggttaccGCACAAGTATACACCagcatggccaagtggttatgGTTGATGTCTCTCAATCGCCAGGGCCAATGAGGTGTTAGTTCTATTCCACCCTCAGTCAGAGGCCATGTGTGGACATTAATACAGAGTTTGTGGGACATCACCAATATAATGAATATCTGAGTCAAGCGTGGGAAAGTTGTCACAAGCACTCCAAGATTCCCATATAAGGTCATTATTACCAATACATAATGTTCCTTGGGCATCTTCCAAAGAGGACCCTAATATTTTTCAATTGGATTTTTTGaagaacatgtttttttctttccctcaatgttattatttattttaaattcctCTTTTTCAactaaaagtaaacaaaaaccTTCTCCTACTTAAGTACTATTCTTTTTTTCTGGTAGAGTCCAACAAACAAGTGTTGTTTCTCtaaggaaaaaaattttgttcattgtttAACAATGTGTAGAAAGAGGGCTTTGTAGTTACAAGTAAATCAGACAGAAATCTAATGATTGTCCTCCTGGTTGTGAAACCTGGTGGTGGAGTGGAAGGAAAGTGGCCAGCCATGTCCAGGTAGACTATCAGGTAAAGATTATAAGATGCCAGGACAAAGTTTGATACCTTTTAAACTACTGTATTCTAGTGTAATCCTTGTACATATACCTAATACCACACAAAGTATTATGTAAATCAAGTAACAAAATAGAAACGAGTTGGAATCAAAGATTAATGCCTCTCAACCTTGCTTTTGATAATCTTAGATGTACActcaacatgtacattcaaaagGTAATGGggaaatcagaaaaataatacaGTACTTCTTGTTAATAACAATGCTTAATTTAGCCTCGAACCCATGCTTACGTATATTTGTGATCCTTGTTATTCTTTTTTGCCCTGCTTCCCATAGCGACCTCAAAGAAATCCTCCTCTTTGACCCAAGCCTTGTTGAATTCCTCTCCAGCAATGCTAAACTTGCTGTTAGACTGCCAGCCATCTCCTATCCCATCATTCTCTCCACTGAGGTGGATGACTGTGCCATGTCCTGTACGTGCACAAAATGTCTTCATGATTATACCTGCCCATAATCCAATATCATATacactgcatatatatacatgtacatgcagaggAGAGGGACATAGCCCGGGCATGTAAGGAGGGGGAATTGTCCCAGGTGAAACTGAGAGTAGGAGAAAATGTTCATGGCTGAAAATGTCCGCTGCTCAACATAAAGGCTCCCAATAAACACACCAGTGCTTACTGGCTGTGACGCACCAACTACTATACAATTTACtctcaaaatattaaacatacaGTGTCATGCAATTCTGTACCTGAAGTACCTGTATCTGGTCATCTCTTTTCAACAAATATACAAGTaggggcctacatgtacctgtaactgtaaCAAGAAACTGCACAGTTTCAACTATTTCACACtgaatatttcttttctgaaaaaataGATGGGAGTCAACTACTGTCTGTTCATAAATTAGGAGAAATGCAACATACCTAAATACTCACCATATACATGTCCCCAAAATGCTTAtagctacattgtacatgtacttattgatCATGCACTTACCGGCATACACAGCGTAATGAGAGTACCACATATTTCTGGGGAACTCGATCATGTCTCCAGGCTCCAACTGACGTAATACTGTCTCATTGTGACGCCGCACTGACAAAGTAGCCATCTTTTGCAATATTTAGACTGAAATTTCAgaacatacacaaacatacataacaatatGGTTCTTCGTATAtgaattcaaccttttcacaaggCAACTGTGAGGCAATTTATTCACTTGATAAGTTTATGATTATGGCGATAATTTATCTCATGTGGATTTGCCAATATCTTAACTGGctttacagaaaatataattGTTTCAGTCCAGGCAGAAATATGCCCTccttaacatgtacatataaaacaagacTTAGTAAATAGGTCTTGtatctaaaagaaaaaataggATACATTTTTAGCAAATGCTTCATGTTGGCTTGAACAGCAACAAAATATACGTGACTTCTCAGGCACTGTCTATAGTTTAGAATAGGCGTACAAACCTCTGGACGGGCTATATTAGATAGGTGGTGCACCTTCCCTCTTTTTTGTCAGGCACAATTTTAACAGATTGGCAGTGCAAACTGCAACCCTGCCCCTTTCTAGCCCACCGGTACAAAAGCGCCCAGTGCCATCAACATCCAATATTAACAGGGAAAACAATGTTTAAGCAAATGCTACAGGTAGTaccttaaaaagtactgcacatgttgagctcaggttttgcacacatgtagaacacTAGAACAAGCATGAGGTAGAATAAGTCAAGGGCTAGCCTTAACAGTCTAGACTAAGGTTAGCCCTCCACACAGTCTAGTCTAGGGCTAGCCTTAACAGTCTAGACTAAGGTTAGCCTTCCACACAGTCTGGTCTAGGGATAGCCTTAACAGTCTAGACTAAGGTTAGCCCTCCACACAGTCTGGTCTAGGGCTAGCCTTAACAGTCTAGACTAGGGCTAGCCCTCCACACAGTCTGGTCTAGGGATAGCCTTAACAATCTAGACTAAGGTTAGCCCTCCACACAGTCTGGTCTAGGGCTAGCCTTAACAGTCTAGATGGGCTAGCCCTCCACACAGTCTGGTCTAGGGATAGCCTTAACAGTTTAGACTAAGGTTAGCCCTTCACACAGTCTGCTCTAAGGCTAGCCTTAACAGTCTAGACTAAGGTTAGCCTTCCACACAGTCTGGTCTAGGGATAGCCTTAACAATCTAGACTAAGGTTAGCCCTCCACACAGTCTAGTCTAGGGCTAGCCTTAACAGTCTAGACTAAGGTTAGCCCTTCACACAGTCTGCTCTAAGGCTAGCCTTAACAGTCTAGACTAAGGTTAGCCTTCCACACAGTCTGGTCTAGGGATAGCCTTAACAGTCTAGACTAAGGTTAGCCCTCCACACAGTCTGGTCTAGGGCTAGCCTTAACAGTCTAGACTAGGGCTAGCCCTCCACACAGTCTGGTCTAGGGATAGCCTTAACAGTCTAGACTAAGGTTAGCCCTCCACACTGTCTGGTCTAGGGCTAGCCCTAACAGTCTAGACTAAGGTTAGCTCTCCACACAGTCTGGTCTAGGGATAGCCTTAACAGTCAAGACTAAGGTTAGCCCTCCACACAGTCTAGTCTAGGGCTAGCCTTAACAGTCTAGACCAAGGTTAGCCCTTCACACAGTCTGGTCTAAGGCTAGCCTTAACAGTCTAGACTAAGGTTagccctagaattgtgctaGCGTGACTGGAATGTTCTATCGTTGATacactgtgtgcatattaattactgtaaacttcaaaattcatgacttagggtactgtgtattagaatcactgttaaagtaaatgttaggggcAGTACACACATCTCAAAAAGTACCGTACTACATATAatgagctgaggttttgcatacatgtacaataacaaaACTAAAAAGATGTTCCACTGTTGATTCCCTGTGTggatattaattactgtaaattaaaacattcacaagtaagtgtaggcctattagAAACTGTTAAGAATCCATGTTAAGATaaatgttgggggggggggggggggggcgtcacctctcaaaaagtactgcttgCATCAAGgtgaagttttatttatttatttatatatctgattggtattttatgccatactaaagaatatttcacttatacaatggtgcccagcataatggtgggaggaaaccgggcagagcctgggggaaacccatgacatatatatatatatatatatatatatatatatatatatatatatatatatatatatccggtGTTACATGGGCTGATATtgtctgacgttaggtttggcaaaactTTTGTTCGGCCGTGGTCCCTTTATCCACCGCTCAACCACCCAGCACACACACGAAAATTAAgccttaaatttatttcaaacagtTTCTGAAATGAATCCAAATGTATGTCTACCTAACAAGTATATAATAGTATCAGCAAACTCACCTGTCAAATTTCGCCACGTAGCGCTTTGATGGAACACTGCAACACACTCAACAGGCAGAGGATATGCCAGTGACAGTCAACATTAAACCGAGACTTTTATGATTTCCATGTAGATAAGCTTTCGGTTGTGAAGTACAGGAAATCCAGGCGAGATTCCCAGAAATCATATTTATCAGTAAAGTTAAGCCTAGAGCTAAAACGAAAACGTAACTGATCGCTGGGTCATTAACGAAAGCGAGGGCTCATACGTCATAGGTTTGGGAAAACCCATAGACCTAGTCTATAAATAGAATTCTCCTGGCCCGTATTCACAGGCCGACTCGATTTTCAAGACCAGCAAGATCTTCTCCGAGTTCTTCTTTCAAGCTTGGTTTCAGATGGCCTGGAAGGGCGTCTGGAATCTAGAGCTCAAATGGAATGGATGGAAGATATATTTGGAAGGAGACATGTATTCATAGTTTCGACTACCCGGATTCCTGGCAAGGAGCAGGAAGTTATAAACGACATGGAGCTAAACGGGCGAAATACTGATTTGTGCCGATTGCTTAAGTATAAAGTACTACAGGGCCTTTGGACTATTATGTCTGAAGACTAGATACATCCTGATTACTTTTCCtgaaagaatttcttacctcaaagctacatttttcatttttcatgctaaaatcttcttcagtCCCTATCTCATTTGGGTTAAATTTGCCTTGTTTTCACTATGTAttctagtcacgtgaccaaagagtgtgctgatgattggctcagagcaaccatgacatcactgcaaaactatgaatagaTACCGCATACCTTCCCCCAGTTATTATCGGCTGTAGTTCTCAGATGATAGCCTGAAGTTGTTCCCTTTCCCATGCTGTCTTTCACCTCGACCTCTGGTTGCCGCTGCACATGCGAGTAAAGTGGCTGGATGTGCAGAGTCTCGAATACTGTGGGTGTGGCAGTGTGTATCTAGTTGTCCTGTTAGTTTGATAACATTCAGTTGCAAATATCCAACTGATTCAATGGGTGGGGCCTGGAGATGTGCATTGCAAAACGCCTTCTAATGTGTGGTAATTATCAAACTTAGAactggtagcaaggctaccaaagagttCGCCTATATGGGACACattaatgcaaaacttcagctcagttcataaagaactgaaatcatgaataGATAATTTACAGGGAGTAATATGCTCcaagagcatcagcgatggaatatcccccttgcGTCgtattgtgctttatatgtatgtaaaacctcaggtcaatacatataatactttttaagataccaaccctaacaATTTGTTTAATAGTGATAATAATTCATAATACacaaagtcaggaattcagtaatttactgtGTTCATTCTGCACACACccaatcaatgatggaatatccccctcgtgaTATAGTGCTCTACATGTGACCAAACCCTtaggtcaatacatgcagtactttttgagaaaccagCCCTAACATTTTGATTAATAATGATTCTTATACATAATACACCAAGTcaagaattcagtaatttacggtacttaatatgtacaGATTGAATCGACGATACCCAGTGTTATTCTGTTCTACATGAGTGCataccctgagctcaatacatgcagtactttttgagataccacccctaacactttgcttaacattgattcttatacacaatacacaaagtcaggaattcagtcaCATTGCTTTCTTTATTATTTGATGTTGATACCCAGGGTAAGACATAAGACAAGATAAAAAGGACattttttgcataattttttcaaaacaaaagcaaTACCTGCATCCACGGCAATCACTGGTAGTTAGTATTCAAATGCTTAACTGCTAAGAGAAATCCCACTGACAAACTTGCATTTTCACATTATCTTCTTTTCCTGAAACATtacagtttttatatttatcagaCTCTACTGGACAGCTACTGCAAAAGAGTTTATTTAGGGCAAAGTACCAGACAAAACTAATCTGCCCAGAAATGAGAGAAATATCATACAACACATCTGATCTAGTTTTGCATTTTAACTTGTTACatgagcagctacatgtatgcgcCGGTAGTTATCTTGGTCAGAAAGATACCCCAAGACAGGAATACCCAGTGATACAAAGATAAACCAACACAGGAATACCCCGTGACACAAAGATACCCCAACACAGGAACAGGAATACCCCGTGACACAAAGATACCCCAACACAGGAACAGGAATACCTCGCGACACAAAGATACCCCAACACAGGAATACCCTGTGAAACAAAGATACCCCAACTCAGGGATAACCCGTGCCACAAAGATACCCCAACACAGGAATAGAAATACCCCGTGACACAAAGACACCCCAACACAGGAATACCCTTTGAAACAAAGATACCCCAACACGGGAATACCCTGTGACACAAAGATACCCCAACACAGGAACAGGAATACCCCCTGACACAAAGATACCCCAACACAGGAACAGGCATACCCCGTGACACAAAGATACCCCAACACAGGAACAGGAATACCCCATGACACAAAGATACACCAACACAAGAACAGGAATACCCCTTGACACAAAGATACACCAACACAAGAACAGGAATACCCCTTGACACAAAGATACACCAACACAAGAACAGGAATACCCTGTGACACAAAGATACCCCAACACAGGAATACCCCGTGACACAAAGATACCCAAAGACAGGAATACACTGTGAAACAAAGATACCCCGTGAAACAAAGATACCCCAACACAGGAATACCCCTTGAAACAAAGATATCCCAAACACAGGAATACCCTGTGACACAAAGATAATCCAACACAGGGATAACCCATGACACAAAGATACCCCAACACTGGAACTGGAATACCCTATGACACAAAGATACCCCAACACAGGAGTTCCCCGTGACACAAAGATACCCCAACACAGGAACAGGAATACACCGTGACACAAAGATACCCCAACACAGAAATACCCTGTGACACAAAGATAACCCA encodes the following:
- the LOC135467930 gene encoding phospholipase A and acyltransferase 2-like; this encodes MATLSVRRHNETVLRQLEPGDMIEFPRNMWYSHYAVYAGHGTVIHLSGENDGIGDGWQSNSKFSIAGEEFNKAWVKEEDFFEVAMGSRAKKNNKDHKYTPIGRGMDIVRRARAKLGEIGYSVLCKNCEHFAAWCRYGVSWSEQVDKAVTFAAVTCVVGAFVGLAMGMGRSRRNANN